One genomic segment of Candidatus Krumholzibacteriia bacterium includes these proteins:
- a CDS encoding GreA/GreB family elongation factor, whose translation MNTETSSRTILVTESDMKLLRTMLEFRKGSSSRDEPHLEMLARELEHARVVPSEEIPSNVITMNSRVLIEDVETGIEVAYTLEFPAAPDRPGKLSILAPVGTALLGYREGDVIEWPVPRGVRRVRVLEVLYQPEADESSRKVSLAMGGRQS comes from the coding sequence CATGAAGCTCCTGAGGACCATGCTCGAGTTCCGCAAGGGCTCTAGCAGTCGCGACGAGCCGCATCTGGAAATGCTGGCGCGCGAACTCGAGCATGCCAGAGTCGTGCCTTCCGAGGAGATTCCTTCGAATGTCATCACGATGAACTCTCGGGTCCTCATCGAGGACGTGGAGACGGGAATCGAGGTGGCCTACACGCTTGAGTTCCCTGCGGCGCCGGACAGGCCAGGCAAGCTCTCGATACTGGCTCCCGTCGGGACAGCGCTTCTCGGGTACAGAGAGGGCGATGTCATCGAATGGCCGGTACCTAGAGGTGTCCGGCGAGTCCGAGTGCTAGAGGTTCTCTATCAACCCGAGGCGGACGAGTCGAGTCGGAAGGTCAGCCTCGCCATGGGAGGAAGACAGTCATGA